The Magnolia sinica isolate HGM2019 chromosome 10, MsV1, whole genome shotgun sequence genome includes a window with the following:
- the LOC131217416 gene encoding probable LRR receptor-like serine/threonine-protein kinase At3g47570, protein MEFQRSKVGVLWSFILFPAILLSSINSCSSSVISLRNETDRLALLAFKDGISEDPLAILSSWNDSLHFCEWEGVTCSLRHHQRVTILNLRGHRLVAHLSPHVGNLSFLKSIDLSTNNLKGQVPHEIGRLFRLQHLDLSVNSLHGEIPANLTHCSELRNISLMYNQLVGKLPADLGSLSKLIEIVVSHNNLTETIPPSIGNLSSLAVLRLNYNLFHGPIPEEIGQLASLVDFRIGFNQLSTMVTPPLYNLSSVQMFDVTNNQLYGSIRRDLGLVFPDLREIYVGGNQLIGSIPFSLSNASNLKIVDFGYNNFSGPVPSNLGNLRRLSFFNIAKNKLGSMGGDDLSFLTSLSNCTHLESIGAGRNNLVGVLPDSIANFSSQFRRFFLGGNRIYGSIPKVIENLVNLIALSLDDNSLKGTLPEGIGKLNKLQALYLGGNKLSAKIPSSIGNITQLSRLLLNINDFHGNIPSSFRNLRFMELLYLSANNLTGRVITQNGANFINLSRNSFTGSLVMEVANLENIGGLDVSENKLSGEIPETLGNCKSLEILHMNGNLLQGTIPQSFSALKGLEYMDLSHNNLSGQIPKYFENFTFLQYLDLSFNNFEGEVPKGGVFKNAEAISVFGNNGLCGGIPELNLPPCHKQAPKKRETSPSHRVTLIIITAVSSSILLACIVAALCWMRSSGKKPSSASSTENQWLQISYANLLQATDGFSSANLIGVGSFGSVYKGILEGFETLVAVKVLNLLQQGAFKSFAAECEALRNIRHRNLVKILTVCSSIDFNGNDFKALVFEYMPNGSLEKWLHPNVDEQPQLRNLNLTQRLNIAIDVASALDYLHHHHQTPIVHRDLKPSNVLLDDDMVAHVGDFGLARFLSEAAESCSQNQTSTSGIKGSIGYIPPEHGMGGKASTHGDVYSYGILLLEMITGKRPTDDMFKDNQSLHHFAKSAFPEQVMEIIDPRLLSEYSEAIQDGENHNNLRDRMHGCLVSLVSVGVSCSAESPKERMKMKNVVIEMHEIRDLYLDVGIHRQRQNRPLLLGEGSSYHNNY, encoded by the exons ATGGAGTTCCAACGTTCGAAAGTTGGGGTACTTTGGTCATTTATTCTCTTCCCCGCAATCCTTCTCTCGTCCATCAACTCATGCTCATCCTCGGTAATTTCATTGAGAAATGAGACCGATCGACTAGCATTGCTTGCATTCAAAGATGGTATTTCTGAAGATCCTCTCGCAATCTTGAGCTCATGGaatgattctcttcatttctgcGAATGGGAGGGAGTCACCTGCAGTCTCCGCCATCATCAAAGGGTCACCATCTTGAACCTCAGGGGCCACcgcttggtggcccacttatcacCTCATGTAGGCAACCTATCCTTCCTGAAAAGTATCGATCTCTCCACCAACAATCTCAAAGGCCAAGTCCCACATGAAATCGGCCGTTTATTCCGGTTGCAGCATCTCGATCTGTCCGTAAATTCACTCCATGGAGAAATCCCAGCCAACCTGACTCATTGCTCGGAACTTCGAAACATTAGCCTCATGTACAACCAGCTTGTTGGAAAACTTCCTGCTGACCTTGGCTCCTTGTCTAAGCTAATCGAGATTGTTGTCTCCCACAACAATCTCACAGAAACTATCCCACCTTCCATTGGGAACCTTTCTTCTCTTGCTGTCCTTCGTCTGAACTATAATCTCTTCCATGGACCGATTCCAGAGGAAATTGGTCAATTGGCAAGTTTGGTAGATTTTCGTATCGGCTTCAATCAATTATCAACTATGGTTACACCGCCACTTTATAATCTCTCATCGGTACAAATGTTCGACGTAACAAATAATCAGCTATATGGGAGCATTAGGCGCGACCTAGGCCTTGTGTTTCCCGACCTGCGGGAGATTTATGTGGGTGGAAACCAATTAATTGGATCCATTCCATTTTCGTTATCAAATGCATCAAATCTCAAAATAGTTGATTTCGGCTATAATAATTTTAGTGGACCTGTGCCTTCGAATCTAGGAAATCTACGGCGCCTCTCTTTTTTCAATATTGCTAAGAATAAGCTTGGAAGTATGGGAGGTGATGATTTGAGCTTCCTCACTTCGCTATCCAACTGTACTCATCTGGAATCAATAGGTGCAGGCAGGAATAATCTCGTAGGTGTGTTGCCTGACTCTATTGCTAATTTCTCGTCGCAATTTAGAAGATTCTTCTTAGGAGGGAACAGGATATATGGATCCATTCcaaaggtaattgagaatctcgtCAACTTGATTGCTCTTTCTTTGGATGATAACTCCTTGAAGGGCACTCTTCCAGAGGGCAtcgggaagcttaacaagttgcaAGCATTGTATCTGGGTGGAAACAAACTTTCGGCGAAAATTCCATCTTCAATAGGTAACATCACTCAATTGAGCCGACTCCTGCTGAATATAAATGATTTCCATGGAAATATACCATCAAGCTTCAGGAACTTGAGATTCATGGAACTCCTGTACCTTTCGGCAAATAACCTCACGGGTAGGGTAATTACACAAAACGGTGCGAATTTTATCAACTTGTCTCGTAATTCATTCACTGGATCCTTGGTAATGGAAGTTGCAAACTTGGAAAATATTGGGGGATTGGACGTCTCAGAGAACAAACTATCAGGTGAAATTCCAGAAACATTGGGAAACTGTAAAAGCTTGGAAATCCTCCATATGAATGGTAATTTGCTTCAAGGAACCATTCCACAGTCTTTCAGTGCTCTAAAAGGTTTAGAGTATATGGATCTCTCACACAATAACTTATCTGGGCAGATTCCAAAATACTTTGAGAATTTTACCTTTTTACAGTATTTGGATTTGTCTTTCAATAATTTTGAGGGAGAAGTGCCAAAAGGGGGGGTGTTTAAAAATGCTGAAGCTATTTCAGTTTTTGGAAACAATGGACTCTGTGGAGGCATCCCCGAACTAAACTTGCCACCATGCCACAAGCAAGCTCCGAAGAAACGAGAAACATCTCCTTCTCATAGAGTAACACTCATTATTATTACTGCAGTTTCATCGTCAATTTTATTAGCATGCATTGTTGCTGCTCTTTGTTGGATGAGAAGCTCGGGAAAGAAACCTTCTTCTGCCTCTTCCACAGAGAATCAGTGGTTACAAATTTCTTATGCGAATCTCCTTCAAGCAACAGATGGGTTCTCTTCAGCTAATTTAATTGGTGTGGGAAGTTTTGGTTCTGTATACAAAGGAATTCTAGAAGGCTTTGAAACACTTGTTGCAGTGAAGgtactcaacctcctacaacaaGGAGCTTTTAAGAGTTTTGCAGCTGAATGTGAAGCATTAAGAAACATTCGACATCGAAATCTTGTCAAGATCTTAACGGTTTGCTCGAGCATTGATTTtaatggcaatgatttcaaagctCTAGTGTTTGAGTACATGCCAAATGGTAGTCTGGAGAAGTGGTTGCATCCAAATGTGGATGAACAACCTCAATTGAGGAATTTGAATCTTACACAAAGGCTAAATATAGCCATTGATGTGGCTTCGGCATTAgattatcttcatcatcatcaccaaacaccaattgttcatcgggacctaaaaccaagcaatgttcttcttgatgatgacatgGTTGCCCATGTGGGTGACTTTGGTTTAGCAAGGTTCCTCTCTGAAGCTGCAGAAAGTTGCTCTCAAAATCAGACCAGCACATCTGGGATTAAGGGATCTATTGGGTATATTCCTCCAG AGCATGGGATGGGCGGCAAGGCGTCCACACATGGAGATGTATACAGTTATGGGATCCTTCTACTCGAGATGATCACTGGAAAGCGACCTactgatgacatgtttaaggACAATCAGAGCCTTCATCACTTTGCAAAGTCGGCTTTTCCTGAACAAGTAATGGAGATTATAGATCCTAGACTTCTCTCAGAATATTCTGAAGCTATTCAAGACGGTGAAAATCATAACAATTTGAGAGATAGAATGCATGGTTGCTTGGTTTCATTGGTCAGCGTTGGTGTATCATGTTCtgcagaatcgccaaaggaacgaatGAAGATGAAAAACGTTGTCATCGAAATGCATGAAATAAGAGACTTATATCTGGATGTTGGGATTCACCGACAGAGACAAAATAGGCCCCTCTTGTTAGGTGAGGGTTCATCTTACCACAATAACTACTAA